One window of Trifolium pratense cultivar HEN17-A07 linkage group LG5, ARS_RC_1.1, whole genome shotgun sequence genomic DNA carries:
- the LOC123884179 gene encoding protein CfxQ, translating into MNRSQDQRSRPTKPATIHTFALSGDLIGLQKLLRDNPSLLNDKNPVMAHTPLHVSAGNNRTDIVKFLLELQGPEKIEIEAKNMYGETPLHMAAKNGCSEAAQLLLAHGASVEARANNGMTPLHLAVWHSLRAEEFLAVKTLLEHNADCSAKDNEGMTPLNHLSQGPGNDKLRELLNWHLEEQRKKRAIETCSETKAKMDELEKELSNIVGLNDLKVQLRKWAKGMLLDERRRALGLHVGTRRPPHMAFLGNPGTGKTMVARILGRLLHMVGILPTDKVTEVQRTDLVGEFVGHTGPKTRRKIQEAEGGILFVDEAYRLIPMQKADDKDYGLEALEEIMSVMDSGKIVVIFAGYSEPMKRVIASNEGFCRRVTKFFHFIDFSSKELATILHIKMNNLAESSLLYGFKLHSNCSIETISALIGRETTEKQRKESNGGLVDTMLINARESLDLRLSFDCIDTEELLTITLEDLEAGLGLLSQ; encoded by the exons ATGAACAGGTCTCAGGATCAAAGGTCAAGACCTACAAAACCAGCTACAATTCATACCTTTGCTTTATCAGGTGACCTTATTGGTCTTCAGAAGCTACTTCGTGATAACCCTTCTCTTCTCAATGATAAAAACCCTGTT ATGGCACACACACCGCTTCATGTTTCTGCGGGTAACAATAGGACTGATATAGTTAAATTTCTTCTTGAGTTGCAAGGACCAGAGAAGATTGAGATAGAGGCCAAGAATATG TATGGAGAAACTCCATTGCACATGGCAGCAAAGAACGGCTGTAGTGAAGCCGCACAGTTACTTCTTGCGCATGGCGCTTCTGTTGAAGCAAGAGCAAAT AACGGTATGACACCTTTACACCTAGCAGTTTGGCACTCATTAAGAGCAGAAGAATTTTTAGCTGTGAAAACATTACTTGAACATAATGCAGATTGCAGCGCTAAGGACAAT GAGGGAATGACGCCTTTAAATCATCTTTCGCAAGGCCCTGGAAATGACAAACTTAGGGAACTATTAAACTGGCATCTTGAAGAGCAGAGAAAGAAGCGAGCTATTGAAACGTGCAGTGAAACCAAAGCTAAAATGGATGAACTTGAAAAGGAACTTTCAAATATTGTAGGTCTTAACGATCTAAAAGTACAACTACGCAAGTGGGCGAAAGGCATGCTTTTGGATGAGAGGCGTAGAGCTCTTGGTCTGCATGTTGGCACAAGACGACCACCTCATATGGCCTTTCTTGGAAATCCTGGAACAGGTAAAACTATGGTAGCACGGATCCTTGGAAGATTACTTCATATGGTGGGAATTCTACCTACTGATAAAGTCACAGAAGTACAACGAACAGATTTAGTTGGCGAGTTTGTCGGTCATACCGGTCCAAAAACGAGAAGGAAG ATCCAAGAAGCAGAAGGGGGAATTCTTTTTGTCGACGAAGCTTATAGACTAATACCAATGCAGAAGGCAGATGATAAAGACTATGGTTTGGAAGCCTTGGAGGAGATTATGTCTGTCATGGACAGTGGAAAAATTGTAGTAATATTTGCAGGGTACAGCGAACCGATGAAACGAGTAATTGCTTCTAACGAAGGTTTTTGCAGACGGGTGACcaagttttttcattttatcgATTTCAGTTCAAAGGAACTAGCAACAATCCTTCACATCAAGATGAACAATTTAGCCGAAAGTAGTTTGTTATATGGATTTAAGTTGCATTCCAATTGTAGTATAGAAACTATATCAGCATTGATAGGAAGGGAAACAACCGAAAAACAGCGCAAAGAATCAAATGGAGGTTTGGTAGATACGATGTTGATAAATGCAAGAGAAAGTTTGGACCTAAGACTTAGTTTTGACTGTATAGATACAGAAGAACTTCTTACCATTACTTTGGAAGATTTAGAAGCAGGTCTTGGCCTATTATCACAGTAA
- the LOC123884178 gene encoding uncharacterized protein LOC123884178 — MQQIVPATDYTTQNNKKMVLTSISTISPSSPSTFFSNSPTTSNSNSTLFRNRPFPSFLVGFPKQSFSNATFKLKSSSSFSAISTQQEKGSIEQFLQFKEGIDGATDLWQTSIVSYKNKFPSSFQVDLVSVVHLADEEYFLALKKKLESYDCVLYEMIASKETLENMRKGSESSDDSGFDFDILKFISRQMIQILGFGYQLDCLNYQSENWQHADLDEETYKLLKKTKGGNSNFINPKFIVAMLQSSIPEDLDTWRSKLLWASLVVPMPLVGILIINRVFGVYPESEALSRFDFNAASKAFVAKVLTFVSSQDTAVVDEKSLDIGERNRVAIERLRSAMDKGHNKIAILYGSYHMPDLGRRLREEFDLIPSGVEWLTAWFISQRKAKNLTIMALLIISPVLLLDLCWWKLFIRIAVNCGSKVLRYVGNYKMI; from the exons ATGCAACAGATTGTTCCTGCAACAGATTACACAACACagaacaacaaaaaaatggTGTTAACTTCAATTTCAACAATTTCTCCTTCTTCTCCATCTACATTCTTCTCTAATTCTCCTACAACTTCAAATTCCAATTCTACCCTTTTCAGAAACAGAccttttccttcttttcttgTTGGATTTCCAAAACAATCCTTTTCAAATGCAACCTTCAAACTCaaatcttcttcatctttttcagcTATTTCCACTCAACAAGAAAAAGGGTCAATTGAACAGTTTCTACAGTTCAAGGAAGGAATTGATGGTGCTACTGATTTGTGGCAAACTTCTATTGTTAGTTATAAGAACAAATTCCCTTCGTCCTTTCAG GTTGATTTGGTTTCAGTAGTTCACTTGGCTGATGAAGA GTATTTTCTGGCCCTCAAAAAGAAGCTTGAATCCTATGATTGTGTCCTTTATGAAATGATAGCTAGCAAGGAAACTTTAGAGAATATGAGAAAAGGATCAGAATCATCAGATGATAGTGGTTTTGattttgacattttaaaattcatcTCCAGACAGATGATTCAAATTCTCGGGTTTGGTTACCAATTAGATTGTCTAAATTACCAGTCTGAAAATTGGCAACATGCAGATCTTGATGAAGAGACCTACAAATTACTTAAG AAAACAAAAGGTGGAAActcaaattttatcaatcctAAATTTATTGTTGCGATGTTGCAGTCTTCCATTCCGGAAGATCTTGATACATGGAGATCCAAGCTTTTATGGGCTTCACTTGTAGTTCCTATGCCGCTTGTTGGCATTCTTATCATCAATCGGGTTTTTGGAGTTTATCCTGAAAGTGAGGCATTGTCGAGGTTTGATTTTAATGCTGCCTCGAAGGCATTCGTTGCGAAGGTACTGACATTTGT CTCGTCACAAGATACGGCAGTGGTAGATGAGAAATCTCTTGATATTGGTGAGAGAAATCGAGTTGCAATCGAGAGGCTCAGAAGTGCAATGGATAAGGGACACAATAAGATTGCCATACTTTACGGCAGTTACCACATGCCGGATCTCGGGAGGAGATTGAGGGAAGAGTTCGATTTAATCCCGTCTGGCGTGGAGTGGTTAACAGCTTGGTTCATAAGTCAAAGGAAAGCCAAAAATCTGACAATAATGGCGTTGCTTATCATTTCACCGGTCTTGTTGTTGGATTTGTGTTGGTGGAAGCTATTCATTCGCATCGCGGTGAATTGTGGCTCAAAAGTTCTTCGGTATGTCGGTAATTATAAGATGATTTGA